The following DNA comes from Bacteroidetes bacterium SB0662_bin_6.
GGAAAGTCTCTGCGTATGGATAAGTTATCCACATTAATTTTTCTGTTCTTCACAGGCCAAAGTACGTTAGTATCTCCGGAATAACCCGTGGAAACGGGAGGGCTTTTTCACTTCGCGTACCCTTTCCACATCAGACGGTAGTAATACAGGGTCAAAATCCTGATTTTCCCACATGCCTGTTTCCGATTTACGGTTTCCCGAGCCTTGAAAACATTTCCTTCTTGTATGCTTCAACTCCGGGCTGGTCGAAAGGGTTAACGCCTACAAGGTATCCGGAGACAGAAACGGCATGTTCGAAGAAGTAGATCGCTTCACCGAGACAGGTTGGGGATATCTCCGGTATCCAAAGAGTCATATTTGGAACACCGCCATCGGTGTGGGCCTGCGCAGTGCCTTCCCAGGCTGCCCGGTTGATGGTTGCCATAGATTGCCCGGTAAGATAATCAAGGCCGTCAAGGTCTTTTGAATCTGCTCCGGGTTCTTCAGGCACCGAAAGAACGCTACCTGTTCTTTCAACCATCAGGAATGTTTCCATCAGCGATCGTTGCCCTTCCTGGACATATTGTCCGATAGAATGCAGATCCGTTGAGTACTGCGCAACGAACGGGAACAGACCTGTGCCGTTTTTCCCTTCACTTTCTCCAAAAAGTTGTTGCCACCATCTTCCAAAGCCGTATAGCGCAGGTTCGAACACGGAAAGCAGGTCGATACACAATCCTTGTTGCAACAGTACGGATCGAATGGCTGCATACAACACGGCCGGATTATTTTTTGGAGAATCCAGCCGGGCAAGCGCTGCGGCAGCACCCTCGAAAAGTGCACGAATGTCAATTCCGGCTACAGAGATAGGCAGCAACCCCACCGGTGTCAGCACGGAAAAACGCCCGCCGACATCGCCCGGAATGACATATTTTTTATACCCGTGCGTGGTGCGTAACGTGTTCAGCGCTCCTTTTTCCGGATCGGTCGTGATGATAATGCGCCGGTCTGCATCGTCAAAATGTTTTTCAAGATGTTGCCGGATGCATCGAAACGCGATGGCAGGCTCCAGCGTGCGCCCGCTTTTTGAAATGACATTTACGAAAACAGATTTGCCGTGCAGGTATTCGAGGAGTTCCTGCAGGTATGCGCCGCTCATGTGATGCCCTGCAAAAAGGATTTCCGGGGATCCCTCATTCCGTCCGAAGGAAGGAGAAAGGGCCTGGATGACAGCCTCGGCGCCAAGATACGATCCCCCAATGCCTATGCAGACCAGGATATCGGCTTCTTCCCGGATGC
Coding sequences within:
- a CDS encoding glucose-6-phosphate isomerase, which encodes MLRLDYEHILPFVDPADLDRQLGAARDAHRLLIEKSGPGGDATGWRDILIRPDEALLQDIAETARCIREEADILVCIGIGGSYLGAEAVIQALSPSFGRNEGSPEILFAGHHMSGAYLQELLEYLHGKSVFVNVISKSGRTLEPAIAFRCIRQHLEKHFDDADRRIIITTDPEKGALNTLRTTHGYKKYVIPGDVGGRFSVLTPVGLLPISVAGIDIRALFEGAAAALARLDSPKNNPAVLYAAIRSVLLQQGLCIDLLSVFEPALYGFGRWWQQLFGESEGKNGTGLFPFVAQYSTDLHSIGQYVQEGQRSLMETFLMVERTGSVLSVPEEPGADSKDLDGLDYLTGQSMATINRAAWEGTAQAHTDGGVPNMTLWIPEISPTCLGEAIYFFEHAVSVSGYLVGVNPFDQPGVEAYKKEMFSRLGKP